The following are encoded in a window of Seleniivibrio woodruffii genomic DNA:
- a CDS encoding FprA family A-type flavoprotein produces the protein MHATELKKDIYWVGVKDPELEIFDIVIPTEHGTTYNSYLVMGKEKTALIEACKLNFQKEYIARIEEIIPVNKIDYVILNHNEPDHSGALPTLLDMNPDLEVIYSKTAKTFVDNIVNREFKGRAVGDEDIIDLGGKTLRFFHTPFLHWPDTMFTYLVEDEILFPCDFLGAHYCPKGDVLLNSEVTAKEEAKEAFRFYYSMIMRPYKEHITKALQKIQGLPIKMVCPSHGPILVEEIDFYMDFYEKSAARYYKNMVNRQVTLVYATAYGNTKKLADQIRAGIEEVGVKVDMFDSATTDIMTLIDSIEISHGVLIGTPTLNAKAPHPVLELFSYFVVLNVVNRLGGCFGSYGWSGEGVKVSEDIMKTMRMKTPLPSFKVKMTPSEQELRDAYQWGREFGMQVLEAS, from the coding sequence ATGCATGCAACTGAGCTTAAAAAAGATATTTACTGGGTCGGCGTAAAGGATCCTGAGCTTGAGATCTTCGATATAGTCATCCCCACTGAACACGGAACGACATATAACAGTTATCTTGTTATGGGCAAAGAGAAAACAGCTCTCATTGAAGCCTGTAAGCTTAACTTTCAGAAAGAATATATCGCCAGAATTGAAGAGATAATCCCCGTCAATAAGATCGACTACGTTATCCTGAACCACAATGAGCCTGACCACTCTGGAGCACTCCCCACTCTTCTGGATATGAATCCCGACCTTGAGGTCATCTACTCAAAAACGGCAAAAACATTTGTGGACAACATCGTAAACCGTGAATTTAAAGGAAGGGCTGTCGGCGACGAGGATATTATAGACCTCGGCGGAAAGACACTCCGTTTCTTCCACACCCCATTCCTGCACTGGCCCGACACAATGTTCACCTACCTTGTCGAAGATGAGATACTCTTCCCCTGTGACTTCCTCGGCGCACACTACTGCCCCAAAGGCGACGTTCTGCTCAACAGCGAGGTCACAGCAAAAGAAGAGGCCAAAGAAGCCTTCCGCTTCTACTACTCAATGATAATGCGCCCCTACAAAGAGCACATAACCAAAGCTCTGCAAAAGATTCAGGGGCTTCCTATAAAAATGGTCTGCCCTTCACATGGCCCTATCCTTGTGGAAGAGATAGACTTTTACATGGATTTCTATGAGAAATCCGCCGCACGCTATTACAAGAACATGGTGAACCGTCAGGTCACCCTTGTTTACGCTACGGCATACGGCAATACGAAGAAACTGGCGGATCAGATCCGTGCGGGAATCGAAGAGGTCGGCGTTAAAGTTGACATGTTTGACTCCGCCACAACGGATATAATGACCCTTATCGACTCCATAGAGATATCCCACGGGGTTCTCATAGGCACTCCTACGCTGAACGCCAAGGCGCCCCACCCCGTTCTGGAACTGTTCTCATATTTCGTTGTTCTGAACGTTGTGAACAGACTGGGCGGATGTTTCGGTTCATACGGCTGGAGCGGCGAAGGTGTGAAGGTGTCTGAGGACATCATGAAGACCATGCGTATGAAAACTCCCCTGCCCTCGTTCAAGGTCAAAATGACCCCGTCCGAGCAGGAACTGAGAGACGCTTATCAGTGGGGCAGAGAGTTCGGAATGCAGGTGCTTGAGGCCTCCTGA
- a CDS encoding serine protease — translation MLKKVKLLLAGLSVLFAVMPAFAADTEGRIIGGSAAADGAYPFMVAILDTSKGSSELSQQFCGGTLIASQWVVTAAHCLEDYLTDFSKLRVLAGTNTLSSSTSGTNYTVRVSAVYSHENYNSVTFDSDIALLKLNTAIPLSPISRISSSGNTGFTVGTLATVTGWGSTVYPVNPHTYPTDLMEVDVPVVANSVCDDVPEYNGLNDNMLCAGYAEGGKDSCQGDSGGPLFVQESSGYALIGIVSNGYMCAQPNYYGVYTKVANYKSWIDSKMSSGSSGGGDSSDNGGGGGGGCSASKDGSPLAFILMLSAAGIYFIVRRKGA, via the coding sequence ATGCTAAAAAAAGTCAAACTGCTCCTTGCGGGGCTTTCGGTGTTATTTGCAGTTATGCCTGCTTTTGCGGCAGACACAGAAGGGAGGATAATCGGCGGTTCGGCAGCGGCAGACGGTGCGTATCCTTTCATGGTGGCCATACTGGACACCTCAAAGGGTTCGTCGGAGCTGAGCCAGCAGTTCTGCGGCGGAACACTTATCGCATCACAGTGGGTTGTCACAGCGGCGCACTGCCTTGAGGACTACCTTACGGATTTCAGCAAACTCCGTGTTCTTGCAGGAACCAACACACTTTCCAGCAGCACTTCCGGAACGAATTACACCGTTCGGGTTTCAGCTGTTTATTCACATGAAAACTACAACAGCGTGACCTTTGACAGCGATATTGCACTTCTTAAACTCAATACTGCAATTCCGCTCAGCCCTATCAGCAGAATCTCTTCATCCGGCAACACCGGATTCACCGTGGGGACTCTGGCAACTGTAACCGGCTGGGGTTCAACAGTTTATCCGGTTAATCCCCATACATACCCCACAGACCTCATGGAAGTGGATGTTCCCGTCGTGGCAAACTCTGTCTGCGATGATGTGCCTGAATACAACGGCTTAAACGATAATATGCTCTGCGCAGGCTATGCAGAAGGCGGCAAAGACTCATGTCAGGGCGACAGCGGCGGCCCTTTGTTTGTTCAGGAGAGCTCAGGATATGCGCTTATCGGTATTGTCAGCAACGGCTACATGTGTGCACAACCCAACTATTACGGCGTATATACAAAGGTTGCCAACTATAAATCATGGATAGACAGCAAAATGTCCTCCGGCTCATCTGGCGGAGGCGACAGCTCAGACAACGGCGGTGGTGGCGGCGGCGGATGCTCTGCATCGAAAGACGGTTCGCCTCTGGCATTCATCCTTATGCTGAGTGCGGCCGGAATTTACTTTATAGTGAGAAGAAAAGGAGCATAA
- a CDS encoding SurA N-terminal domain-containing protein — MISKFRQQKKLTVFALWFVIAAFIGTIFFAWGIGDQIAQSNFAIKVNETVITDADYSQKLDATRENFRSLFGAQADELTKDNILEKTVVNELIAQALLIEEAKRLNIPVSDAEVQMAIQNMQSFQTDGQFNIEQYTEILARNRMTPAVFEQKVKDDITSQKMTEVIKGSVAVTPKEIENEYKYRSSTAVINFIAFNADSYLTNVTDDAVLKKYYDEHKEEYRVPEKANFIALVFDPSVVQNMDIPVSDKEVDDYFQRNKATLTQPESVKASHILFRVEDWTNKADVDAKQKLAADVLAQIKAGADFAEMAKKYSADSSGQQSGDLGYFSKGQMVPEFETEAFRLKNGEVSNIVKTDFGFHIIKTIDHKIEASPSKEQAKAQIIDLIKKEKGQAAFKSFVFDKYKEIVSESNITAYNKKNGGKLPVAKLEGVTETGEGSPLAGKPDLAKRIMAMTKTEISQILDFDDKKVIFEMTDKFPSYIPKYEQIKNRVAMEYNAEQSVKAAEKAALEAAKSKTIEEASAKAGKSFTTTKAFNRNEPIEGLGMNNDLMDAVFASKPGSFLAKPYTVGANVYLVQVVSIAPPAAPVSATLKEQISTSLLSVKQDEAVNDYIAALKKKAKIEVNPALQQFYVK, encoded by the coding sequence ATGATCTCCAAGTTCAGACAGCAGAAAAAACTGACCGTATTCGCCCTTTGGTTCGTAATCGCAGCCTTCATAGGCACGATCTTCTTTGCATGGGGCATAGGCGACCAGATCGCCCAGAGCAACTTTGCCATCAAGGTCAACGAAACAGTTATCACCGATGCGGACTACAGCCAGAAGCTTGACGCAACGAGAGAAAACTTCCGCAGCCTCTTCGGAGCTCAGGCAGACGAGCTTACCAAGGACAACATTCTTGAGAAAACGGTCGTAAACGAGCTTATCGCTCAGGCACTTCTCATTGAAGAAGCCAAAAGACTCAACATACCCGTTTCGGATGCCGAAGTTCAGATGGCTATCCAGAACATGCAGTCTTTCCAGACTGACGGTCAGTTCAATATCGAACAGTACACAGAGATTCTCGCCAGAAACAGAATGACCCCCGCCGTTTTCGAACAGAAGGTTAAAGACGACATCACCAGCCAGAAGATGACGGAAGTTATTAAAGGCAGCGTGGCCGTTACTCCCAAAGAGATCGAAAACGAATACAAATACCGCAGCTCAACTGCTGTTATTAACTTTATAGCTTTCAACGCCGACAGCTATCTTACAAACGTAACAGATGATGCAGTTCTTAAAAAATACTATGACGAACACAAAGAAGAATACAGAGTCCCCGAGAAAGCTAACTTCATAGCTCTGGTTTTTGACCCCTCTGTTGTTCAGAACATGGACATTCCCGTTTCAGACAAAGAGGTTGACGACTATTTCCAGAGAAATAAAGCGACTCTCACTCAACCCGAAAGCGTTAAAGCTTCACACATCCTTTTCAGAGTTGAAGACTGGACCAACAAAGCCGACGTTGACGCTAAGCAGAAGCTTGCAGCTGATGTTCTGGCTCAGATAAAGGCCGGAGCTGATTTCGCAGAGATGGCTAAAAAGTATTCCGCAGACTCAAGCGGTCAGCAGAGCGGCGACCTTGGCTATTTCAGCAAAGGTCAGATGGTTCCTGAGTTTGAAACTGAAGCTTTCAGACTTAAAAACGGCGAAGTATCGAACATAGTTAAAACAGATTTCGGCTTCCACATCATAAAAACAATCGACCACAAAATAGAGGCAAGCCCCTCAAAAGAGCAGGCAAAAGCTCAGATAATCGACCTTATTAAAAAAGAGAAGGGTCAGGCCGCATTCAAGAGCTTTGTATTCGACAAATACAAAGAGATCGTATCCGAATCCAACATCACGGCCTACAACAAAAAGAACGGCGGCAAACTCCCCGTTGCTAAACTTGAAGGCGTGACAGAGACAGGCGAAGGTTCACCCCTTGCCGGAAAACCCGACCTTGCCAAAAGAATCATGGCTATGACAAAAACTGAGATCAGCCAGATCCTTGACTTTGACGACAAAAAAGTAATCTTTGAAATGACCGACAAGTTCCCCTCATACATCCCTAAGTATGAGCAGATAAAGAACAGGGTCGCAATGGAATATAACGCTGAACAGAGTGTTAAAGCCGCTGAGAAGGCCGCTCTTGAGGCTGCAAAATCCAAAACCATCGAAGAGGCTTCTGCTAAGGCCGGTAAATCTTTTACCACAACAAAGGCTTTCAACAGAAACGAACCCATCGAGGGTCTGGGCATGAACAACGACCTTATGGACGCTGTTTTCGCATCCAAGCCCGGTTCATTTCTGGCCAAGCCCTACACAGTAGGTGCGAACGTCTACCTTGTTCAGGTGGTCAGCATCGCTCCTCCTGCGGCTCCCGTATCCGCCACACTGAAAGAGCAGATATCCACATCACTGCTCAGTGTTAAGCAGGACGAAGCGGTCAACGACTACATCGCGGCACTTAAGAAAAAGGCCAAGATTGAGGTCAATCCCGCACTTCAGCAATTCTACGTTAAGTAA
- a CDS encoding methyl-accepting chemotaxis protein yields the protein MFAKSLRMKISLLVLLPVMIATLTVGISNILSIKNESALELEQTRERLMTEKKNELKQLVDLFLSAANTILKDPDLTEEEAAKRVQYLAYSINFGSDGYYFLYQPDGVLIANPMTPELEGKNRIDVKDDEGVPFIRQMIEEAQKGSGYVPYKKLKKSKNAIMPKLSYAAMIPELNWMVGTGFYIDDVDDKLAAIQAESAERVNRLIIWTVVISAASAVLSVLLAGFLLRSVINNIKNVGEVLGEISSGEGDLTKQLPVNSQDEVGRLSVYFNTFLMKLKEIISSIQSSSQSVASGSVELASATEELSVTIRDQAAQISGVAAATEQISISSEQIAVNLSNNVKLADKTEKNTEEGSRMLQKAVDEVVVIKSRVDELGQAIGRLADSSQEINVILNVISDIADQTNLLALNAAIEAARAGEHGRGFAVVADEVRKLAERTQSATGEISVIVENFRKESMKASGDMGTALKHVDSGVDTMKSISSFFDEIVASVKAMNDMNGVIETSIREQLSAISGINDNTQTISAGIEQSSNALHEISRTVNDLEMQSNDMMVMVGKFRV from the coding sequence ATGTTCGCTAAATCATTGAGAATGAAGATTTCCTTATTGGTTCTTCTCCCCGTAATGATAGCTACTCTGACAGTAGGTATCTCAAATATCCTTTCAATAAAAAACGAAAGCGCACTGGAACTGGAACAGACCAGAGAAAGACTTATGACCGAGAAAAAGAACGAGCTGAAACAGCTGGTGGATCTTTTTCTTTCTGCCGCAAACACTATTCTTAAAGATCCTGACCTGACAGAGGAGGAGGCGGCGAAGAGGGTGCAGTATCTCGCATACAGCATAAACTTCGGATCCGACGGATATTATTTCCTCTATCAGCCGGACGGTGTTCTCATTGCAAACCCCATGACGCCGGAACTGGAGGGCAAGAATAGAATAGACGTTAAAGATGATGAGGGCGTGCCGTTTATCAGGCAGATGATAGAAGAGGCGCAGAAGGGAAGCGGATATGTTCCCTATAAAAAACTCAAAAAATCCAAGAACGCCATAATGCCGAAACTCAGCTATGCGGCGATGATCCCTGAACTTAACTGGATGGTGGGAACAGGTTTCTACATTGATGATGTGGACGACAAGCTCGCCGCAATTCAGGCGGAATCTGCTGAAAGGGTCAACAGGCTCATAATATGGACAGTTGTAATATCCGCTGCCAGTGCTGTGCTTTCCGTTCTGCTGGCAGGTTTTCTCCTCCGCTCCGTAATAAACAATATCAAAAATGTCGGTGAAGTTCTGGGCGAAATATCTTCCGGCGAGGGAGATCTCACAAAACAGCTCCCCGTGAACAGTCAGGACGAGGTCGGCAGACTTTCGGTCTATTTCAATACGTTCCTTATGAAACTGAAAGAGATAATATCATCCATACAGTCCTCGTCACAGTCGGTGGCTTCAGGCAGTGTTGAACTGGCATCTGCAACAGAGGAGCTGTCTGTCACCATAAGAGATCAGGCGGCGCAGATTTCGGGCGTTGCGGCGGCCACAGAGCAGATAAGCATTTCATCGGAGCAGATCGCAGTGAACCTCAGCAACAACGTTAAGCTGGCCGACAAGACCGAAAAGAACACCGAAGAGGGCAGCAGAATGCTCCAGAAGGCCGTTGATGAGGTCGTGGTTATCAAAAGCAGGGTGGACGAGCTTGGACAGGCAATCGGCCGTCTGGCGGATTCATCTCAGGAAATAAACGTAATACTGAACGTTATCAGCGACATCGCAGACCAGACAAACCTGCTGGCTCTTAACGCCGCCATTGAGGCCGCAAGAGCAGGGGAGCACGGAAGGGGCTTTGCGGTGGTTGCGGACGAGGTGCGCAAACTGGCGGAAAGAACCCAGTCTGCCACAGGCGAGATAAGCGTTATAGTCGAGAACTTCCGCAAGGAGTCCATGAAAGCCTCAGGAGACATGGGGACAGCCCTTAAACACGTCGACTCAGGCGTGGATACCATGAAGTCCATATCGTCGTTCTTCGATGAAATAGTGGCTTCTGTGAAGGCAATGAACGACATGAACGGAGTAATTGAAACATCTATCCGTGAGCAGCTTTCGGCCATCTCCGGAATAAACGATAATACGCAGACAATTTCCGCAGGAATAGAGCAAAGCTCAAACGCACTGCACGAGATATCCAGAACGGTTAATGATCTGGAGATGCAGTCTAATGATATGATGGTTATGGTCGGCAAGTTCCGGGTCTGA
- a CDS encoding sensor histidine kinase: MTETHFAPAERDDRNSILEIYNILSSEPIFKTLMDKVEQNILILNDKRQTVYVNRTLMNNYGIGDAQIVLGLRPGEIFQCTNALTDGGCGTAVFCRECGAVNAILETQLKGEERIEECVITSADGETYELSVSSKPFEFRGMRYTLFSICDIGRQKRMNVLEQIFFHDIINIAGGIHSMLQLILEEKQAKEPEREKLNRLLMATSEQLINELCAHKTLKAAETNELLVSNSVFSSLDVLKEVVSVAENMKCSFGKVIYCDAGNTDFQINADESLLRRVLLNMLTNAIEASSIGDKVTVSVCCKGGIAVFAVHNKQVIPLEHRHLIFRKSFTTKKRGSGLGTHSIKLLTERYLHGRVDFHTDEENGTVFRVHIPIIL, translated from the coding sequence ATGACTGAAACACACTTCGCACCAGCCGAAAGAGACGACCGGAATTCCATACTGGAGATATACAATATCCTCTCGTCCGAACCGATCTTCAAAACCCTGATGGATAAAGTTGAACAGAACATACTGATATTAAACGATAAACGTCAGACTGTTTATGTAAACCGCACTCTTATGAATAATTATGGAATAGGGGATGCGCAGATAGTTCTGGGCTTGAGACCGGGCGAAATATTCCAATGCACCAACGCACTTACGGACGGCGGCTGCGGCACTGCCGTTTTCTGCAGAGAGTGCGGAGCGGTGAACGCCATTCTGGAAACCCAGCTGAAAGGTGAAGAGCGGATTGAGGAATGCGTCATAACCTCTGCGGACGGGGAAACCTATGAGCTTTCCGTCAGCAGCAAGCCCTTCGAGTTCAGAGGCATGCGCTATACTCTCTTCTCTATCTGCGATATAGGCCGCCAGAAACGCATGAATGTCCTTGAACAGATATTCTTCCATGACATCATAAACATAGCAGGTGGCATCCACTCCATGCTCCAGCTGATTCTGGAGGAGAAGCAGGCGAAAGAGCCTGAGCGTGAGAAGCTGAACAGACTTCTGATGGCCACCTCGGAACAGCTTATCAACGAGCTTTGTGCCCATAAAACTCTCAAGGCAGCCGAAACGAACGAGCTTCTGGTGAGCAATTCCGTATTCAGCTCGCTGGATGTTCTGAAAGAAGTTGTTTCCGTGGCAGAGAATATGAAATGTTCATTCGGTAAGGTAATATACTGTGATGCGGGTAATACGGATTTCCAGATCAATGCTGACGAATCCCTTCTGCGCCGTGTGCTTCTGAACATGCTTACAAACGCCATTGAGGCCTCGTCAATCGGAGATAAAGTGACTGTTTCCGTCTGCTGTAAGGGCGGAATAGCCGTTTTTGCCGTTCACAACAAGCAGGTGATCCCTCTGGAACACAGGCATCTCATTTTCAGAAAATCATTCACGACGAAAAAGAGGGGCTCCGGTCTTGGAACCCACAGCATAAAACTTCTCACCGAAAGATATCTCCACGGACGGGTTGATTTTCATACCGACGAGGAGAACGGCACGGTTTTCCGTGTACATATTCCTATAATATTATAA
- the purF gene encoding amidophosphoribosyltransferase: MIFDKFHEECGVAGVHGNREAANLVYLSLYSLQHRGQEGAGIAVTDRSKIVYEKGMGLVADIFSQEKLDKLQGDIAIGHNRYSTTGVSALANTQPITVTINFGQISLAHNGNIVNADEIKEGLVARGAIFGSTSDSEVIVHLIAKCGKDNLIDAITDSLRRLKGAFSLLIMTKDRMIGVRDAMGMRPLVLGKLKNNGYILASETVALDLIEASFVREIEPGEMVIIDDDGIKSIFPFEKTTPKPCIFEHIYFARPDSYLFGRNVYEVRKKFGRWLAKETPVEADVVIPVPDSGVVATLGYAEASGIPFEMGLMRNHYVGRTFIEPSQSIRHFGVKIKLNPVREVIDGKRVVVVDDSIVRGTTSRKIVKMLREAGAKEVHMRISSPPTAFPCFYGIDTPTRKELIASTHTVEETRKYITADSLGYLSIEGLMDCVGSENYCHACFSGEYPTMHKNSE, encoded by the coding sequence ATGATTTTTGATAAATTTCACGAAGAATGCGGGGTAGCGGGAGTACACGGAAACAGAGAGGCGGCAAATCTTGTCTATCTGTCGCTGTACTCGCTTCAGCACAGGGGTCAGGAGGGAGCGGGAATAGCCGTTACCGACAGATCGAAGATCGTGTATGAAAAAGGCATGGGTCTTGTGGCCGATATTTTCAGCCAGGAGAAGCTGGACAAGCTTCAGGGCGATATCGCCATCGGGCACAACAGATATTCCACCACAGGGGTCTCAGCCCTTGCGAACACCCAGCCCATAACCGTTACCATCAATTTCGGTCAGATATCGCTGGCACACAACGGAAACATTGTTAATGCCGACGAGATAAAAGAGGGTCTTGTTGCCAGAGGAGCGATCTTCGGTTCAACATCCGACTCTGAGGTCATAGTCCACCTCATTGCAAAATGCGGCAAGGACAACCTTATTGACGCTATCACCGATTCTCTGCGCAGGCTGAAAGGTGCTTTCTCGCTGCTTATCATGACAAAAGACAGAATGATAGGCGTGCGTGATGCCATGGGCATGCGTCCGCTGGTTCTTGGCAAACTCAAGAACAACGGATACATCCTCGCATCGGAAACGGTTGCGCTTGATCTTATTGAGGCCAGCTTTGTCCGTGAGATTGAGCCGGGCGAGATGGTCATAATCGACGACGACGGCATCAAATCCATTTTCCCCTTTGAAAAGACAACACCTAAGCCCTGCATATTCGAGCATATTTACTTTGCACGTCCTGATTCCTATCTTTTCGGACGCAACGTTTATGAGGTTCGTAAAAAATTCGGCAGATGGCTTGCGAAGGAGACGCCTGTTGAGGCGGACGTGGTTATCCCCGTTCCGGATTCAGGTGTCGTTGCCACTCTCGGCTATGCCGAAGCGAGCGGCATCCCTTTTGAGATGGGTCTTATGAGAAACCACTATGTGGGCAGAACCTTCATCGAACCCAGCCAGTCCATCCGTCACTTCGGAGTTAAGATAAAGCTTAACCCCGTAAGAGAGGTTATAGACGGCAAAAGGGTTGTTGTGGTTGACGACTCCATCGTAAGGGGAACCACCAGCCGTAAGATCGTAAAAATGCTTCGTGAGGCGGGCGCAAAAGAGGTGCATATGCGCATCAGCTCACCCCCCACTGCATTTCCCTGCTTCTACGGTATAGATACCCCCACAAGAAAAGAACTTATCGCTTCGACACACACTGTCGAGGAGACCAGAAAATACATCACTGCGGACAGCCTCGGCTATCTGAGCATAGAGGGTCTTATGGACTGCGTGGGCAGCGAGAACTACTGCCATGCTTGTTTTTCCGGCGAATACCCCACCATGCATAAAAACAGTGAGTAG
- the purL gene encoding phosphoribosylformylglycinamidine synthase subunit PurL translates to MSVYEKFGFPEVTAEAAKGMGLSAEEFAGVKKLLGRTPNYIELGVISSMYSEHCSYKSSRVHLAKFPTKAPWVVQGPGENAGIIEVDNDGLCVCFKVESHNHPSFIEPFQGAATGVGGILRDVFTMGARPVAAMNSLRFGKLDKPKNRQIFEGVVAGISHYGNCFGVPTVGGEVYFNSCYDGNPLVNAFALGVVRKENIYLAKAEGLGNPVIYVGAKTGRDGIHGATMASEEFNENSEAKRPNVQIGDPFKEKLLLEACLELMKTDFIVGIQDMGAAGLTSSSFEMASKSGSGVRLDLDRVPMREKGMNPYEIMLSESQERMLMVAKKGYEDKVKEIFDKWDLDAVVIGEVTDDGYVRLFWEGEEVAALEAAPLADEAPKYNRPYSRPDYMDELQRLPKVDAPANLQKVLETLLANETIASKRWVWEQYDHMVRVGTVQLPGSDAAVIRLNESEKGVAISSDCNSRFCLLNPFEGGKAAIAESARNVAVSGARPRAFTNCLNFGNPEKPEIMWQFVSAVEGMAEAAKVLETPAISGNVSLYNETEGKPVHPTPTVVMVGVFDDVTKRIGSYFKSMESAVYLLGENTGYMGGSEYLASIHGLERGDAPEVDLEREKGIIDFMCEAADRRLVKSAHDISEGGIAVALCEMCFGGGNVGVNVKLESGIRNDALLFGENHGRVILEIDVNNAQAITALAEKYNLPISKIGRTCSGLIEISNKTDKLISSKVSELEKIWKNSIGDRMK, encoded by the coding sequence CGGTTTCCCCGAAGTAACTGCCGAGGCGGCGAAGGGCATGGGTCTTTCCGCCGAAGAGTTTGCGGGTGTTAAGAAACTTCTGGGCAGAACGCCCAACTATATAGAGCTTGGCGTAATCTCATCGATGTATTCCGAGCACTGCAGCTACAAGTCAAGCCGTGTGCATCTGGCAAAATTCCCCACAAAGGCACCGTGGGTTGTTCAGGGCCCCGGCGAGAACGCAGGCATCATCGAGGTCGACAACGACGGCCTCTGCGTATGCTTCAAGGTTGAATCCCACAACCACCCCTCATTCATCGAACCTTTTCAGGGAGCGGCAACAGGGGTAGGCGGTATCCTTCGCGACGTTTTCACCATGGGCGCAAGACCCGTTGCTGCTATGAACTCACTGCGTTTCGGAAAACTGGACAAACCTAAGAACCGTCAGATATTTGAAGGCGTTGTGGCGGGGATCTCTCACTACGGCAACTGCTTCGGCGTTCCCACAGTTGGCGGCGAGGTATATTTCAACAGCTGCTACGACGGCAATCCGCTGGTAAACGCATTCGCTCTGGGCGTTGTCCGCAAGGAGAACATCTATCTGGCGAAGGCGGAAGGTCTCGGCAACCCCGTTATCTACGTCGGTGCGAAGACCGGACGTGACGGAATCCACGGCGCAACCATGGCCTCCGAGGAGTTCAACGAGAACAGCGAGGCTAAACGCCCCAACGTACAGATTGGCGATCCGTTCAAAGAAAAACTTCTGCTTGAGGCCTGCCTTGAGCTTATGAAAACAGACTTCATTGTAGGTATTCAGGACATGGGAGCCGCAGGGCTTACCAGTTCCTCCTTTGAGATGGCCTCCAAGTCGGGTTCGGGCGTAAGGCTTGATCTGGACAGGGTGCCCATGCGTGAGAAGGGCATGAATCCCTATGAAATAATGCTTTCCGAGTCACAGGAGCGTATGCTTATGGTGGCGAAGAAAGGATATGAAGACAAAGTTAAAGAGATCTTCGATAAATGGGATCTGGATGCCGTTGTTATAGGTGAAGTTACCGATGACGGCTATGTAAGGCTGTTCTGGGAAGGCGAAGAGGTTGCGGCTCTTGAGGCGGCTCCTCTGGCCGACGAGGCACCCAAATATAACAGACCCTATTCAAGACCCGACTATATGGACGAGCTTCAGCGTCTGCCCAAAGTAGATGCGCCTGCAAATCTCCAGAAAGTTCTGGAAACTCTGCTTGCCAACGAGACCATAGCATCCAAAAGATGGGTATGGGAGCAGTATGACCACATGGTTCGTGTGGGCACTGTTCAGCTTCCCGGTTCGGATGCGGCCGTCATCAGGCTTAACGAGTCAGAGAAGGGCGTTGCCATATCAAGCGACTGCAACAGCAGATTCTGTCTGCTCAACCCCTTTGAGGGTGGAAAAGCGGCGATAGCCGAATCAGCCAGAAACGTCGCCGTCAGCGGCGCACGCCCCAGAGCCTTCACAAACTGTCTGAACTTCGGAAACCCCGAAAAGCCTGAGATAATGTGGCAGTTCGTTTCGGCGGTGGAGGGTATGGCGGAAGCGGCAAAAGTGCTTGAAACACCTGCCATCAGCGGAAACGTTTCCCTTTACAACGAAACAGAGGGCAAACCCGTACACCCCACACCCACAGTGGTTATGGTGGGCGTGTTCGACGACGTTACAAAGCGCATCGGCTCATACTTCAAAAGCATGGAGAGCGCAGTCTATCTGCTGGGTGAGAACACAGGCTACATGGGCGGAAGCGAATATCTGGCATCCATCCACGGACTTGAGCGCGGCGATGCTCCCGAGGTCGACCTTGAGCGTGAGAAGGGCATAATCGATTTCATGTGCGAAGCGGCCGACAGAAGACTTGTCAAATCTGCCCACGACATATCCGAGGGCGGTATTGCGGTTGCTCTGTGCGAGATGTGCTTCGGCGGCGGAAACGTCGGCGTGAACGTTAAGCTGGAGAGCGGAATACGCAATGATGCACTGCTTTTCGGTGAAAACCACGGACGTGTCATACTTGAGATAGATGTTAACAACGCACAGGCCATAACAGCCCTTGCGGAAAAATATAATCTGCCTATATCGAAGATTGGGCGTACATGCAGCGGACTTATCGAGATATCCAACAAAACCGACAAACTGATTTCATCAAAAGTGTCGGAACTCGAAAAAATCTGGAAAAACAGCATCGGAGATAGAATGAAATGA